The Verrucomicrobiota bacterium genome window below encodes:
- the ftsA gene encoding cell division protein FtsA, whose protein sequence is MSGRVVAAIEIGSEEVKVLVGEIFDDESLNIIGRSQVESSGVTKGRVVNFREASDRVGEALDLAEQSAGANIESAYLAVAGPHLEGLSHPATTRVRSPDNRVAVSDVDRVNAEAKGKEISADRLFIHFIRNHYLLDGRLIENPVGFEGEELGVTYWLLHGDAQAVAEHIHVVNSQNIKVEDVIVASVASACMVATEEEKKAGCLVVDLGRGTTDYAFYRKGCIVRTGSIPVGGEHLTNDLSVGLRIVRDGAEDLKIKHGSATVLPEDKGRTHHLYGDLKIGDKSLYASSINRILEVRMEELFELIRSECGQSELKSGAVRSLLTGGGARLQRCSSLAERVFGFPSRVAENPEWVADELRGVEFSTVLGVLHYALEGQTDRMGYQSRQKSTGVVKKFSRLFR, encoded by the coding sequence ATGTCAGGAAGGGTTGTTGCAGCGATCGAAATTGGCAGCGAGGAGGTCAAAGTTCTTGTTGGCGAGATCTTTGACGATGAGAGCCTGAACATTATCGGGCGTAGTCAGGTCGAATCAAGTGGAGTCACTAAAGGTCGGGTTGTTAATTTTCGAGAGGCAAGTGATCGGGTGGGTGAAGCATTGGATCTGGCCGAGCAGAGTGCCGGGGCCAATATTGAAAGTGCCTACCTCGCTGTTGCCGGACCCCATCTTGAAGGTCTTTCTCATCCTGCCACCACTCGCGTTCGCAGCCCGGATAATCGGGTCGCCGTCTCGGATGTAGATCGGGTCAATGCGGAGGCAAAGGGAAAAGAGATTTCGGCAGATCGTTTGTTCATACACTTCATCCGGAACCATTATTTGCTGGACGGCAGGTTGATTGAGAACCCAGTCGGTTTCGAAGGGGAGGAACTGGGAGTGACGTATTGGCTTCTCCATGGTGACGCGCAAGCTGTCGCGGAGCATATCCACGTGGTAAACAGTCAAAACATCAAAGTGGAAGATGTGATCGTAGCCAGTGTAGCATCTGCCTGCATGGTCGCGACTGAGGAAGAGAAGAAAGCGGGTTGTTTGGTTGTCGATCTCGGCCGTGGAACAACCGATTATGCGTTTTACCGTAAGGGCTGTATTGTCAGGACAGGTTCGATTCCAGTGGGTGGAGAACATCTAACGAACGATCTGTCGGTGGGGCTACGGATTGTTCGTGATGGTGCTGAAGACCTTAAGATCAAGCACGGATCCGCGACCGTTTTACCGGAAGACAAGGGGAGGACCCACCATCTCTATGGAGATTTGAAGATCGGCGACAAGTCGTTGTACGCGTCTTCCATCAATCGCATTCTGGAGGTGAGGATGGAGGAGCTCTTTGAACTGATTCGATCGGAGTGCGGGCAGTCGGAGTTAAAGTCCGGGGCCGTTAGGTCATTATTGACGGGAGGAGGAGCGAGGCTTCAGCGTTGTAGTTCTCTTGCCGAACGGGTGTTTGGCTTCCCGTCTCGCGTCGCCGAGAATCCTGAATGGGTTGCCGATGAGCTGCGGGGAGTCGAATTCAGCACGGTGTTGGGGGTCCTGCACTACGCGCTTGAGGGGCAGACCGATCGGATGGGCTACCAGAGTAGGCAAAAGTCCACTGGCGTCGTGAAGAAGTTTTCACGATTGTTTCGCTGA
- a CDS encoding FtsQ-type POTRA domain-containing protein: MSRRRPSSSGPARVRSWKSIQQNVARPPAARRRGKGKTFIVWAGAVCFSVALIFLSYLLLFEPERILGSGPEFTIEQISFETDGSLSKDWLLDRLDLVEGASLLQTDIFRLREQIESHPQVQSCVVRRKFPETLQVRIVEHRPVLRLRVQGEGNTAETVFVARDGTIFPGIGREAREVRRMPFVTGTSLVETPRGYAPVPGFRRVADLVELAQTSFPDLFGSWRIVDLSLYDADPAASFSAIRVRATNVSEILFGTDEFSEQLLRLQDIITLTRDQGYDKLSRVDLRFDESVPVFDSWGGNRGS; the protein is encoded by the coding sequence ATGAGTCGTCGCAGGCCTAGTTCTTCAGGCCCGGCCCGTGTCCGGTCTTGGAAAAGTATTCAGCAGAATGTGGCGCGGCCTCCCGCTGCCCGAAGAAGAGGCAAGGGAAAGACTTTTATTGTTTGGGCCGGGGCTGTCTGTTTCTCCGTAGCTTTAATTTTCTTGTCGTATTTGCTCCTATTCGAACCTGAGCGAATCCTCGGCTCTGGGCCTGAGTTCACGATCGAGCAGATCTCGTTCGAGACGGACGGGTCACTTAGCAAAGATTGGCTCCTTGATCGGCTGGATCTGGTTGAAGGGGCATCTCTATTGCAGACGGATATCTTTCGTCTGCGCGAACAGATCGAATCTCATCCGCAAGTCCAAAGTTGTGTCGTTCGACGAAAGTTCCCGGAAACCCTTCAAGTTCGAATTGTCGAACATCGTCCGGTTTTGAGGCTTCGTGTTCAGGGAGAGGGAAATACCGCTGAGACAGTTTTTGTCGCCCGTGATGGGACCATTTTTCCAGGAATCGGGCGTGAGGCCCGTGAGGTTCGGCGAATGCCCTTTGTCACAGGAACCAGTCTGGTGGAGACTCCTCGTGGTTATGCTCCGGTCCCCGGCTTTCGGCGTGTTGCCGATCTCGTGGAGCTCGCGCAGACCTCTTTCCCGGATCTATTCGGATCATGGAGAATCGTTGATCTTTCACTGTACGACGCGGACCCTGCAGCTTCTTTTTCCGCAATCCGTGTGCGAGCGACGAATGTAAGCGAAATTCTTTTTGGAACTGATGAATTCTCTGAACAATTGCTGAGGCTCCAGGATATCATTACCCTGACTCGGGACCAGGGATACGACAAGCTAAGCAGAGTGGATCTTCGCTTCGATGAGTCTGTGCCGGTTTTCGATAGTTGGGGTGGAAACCGAGGATCATGA
- a CDS encoding D-alanine--D-alanine ligase: MPQIFVLYGGVGPEREVSLRSGKSVLDCLGNREGVVGIEVTEASLPDGMNPKKGVVFPALHGEFGEDGKLQKLLEDADFDYVGSDSDSSSVCMDKALSKARAAEMGVPGAKGLVFSKSDIPTAREIVEKLGPRVVIKPVDSGSSAFLSIVNGLAELEECLSSLTERRWLFETYIEGRELSVGVLNGSAMGIVEIIPDGGVYDYTHKYTSGKTVYRAPAVLSSSEESSIRNSAEAVFTACGCRDFARVDFRLGESGPVFLEINSLPGLTSESLLPKSASCRGLSFEDLVLEMVSPALDRFQLRET, encoded by the coding sequence ATGCCCCAAATATTTGTTCTCTACGGTGGTGTTGGACCGGAACGAGAGGTTTCACTTAGGTCTGGGAAAAGTGTGCTAGATTGTCTTGGAAATCGGGAAGGGGTAGTTGGCATCGAGGTCACCGAAGCTTCTTTGCCTGACGGGATGAATCCGAAAAAGGGCGTAGTGTTTCCGGCACTTCACGGTGAATTTGGAGAAGACGGCAAGTTGCAGAAACTTCTGGAAGACGCGGATTTCGACTACGTTGGGTCTGACTCCGATTCGAGTTCTGTCTGTATGGATAAAGCACTCTCGAAAGCCCGTGCGGCTGAAATGGGCGTTCCGGGTGCAAAGGGGTTGGTTTTTTCGAAATCCGATATCCCCACTGCAAGAGAGATCGTTGAGAAGCTCGGACCTCGGGTGGTCATTAAGCCGGTGGATTCAGGTAGTAGTGCCTTCCTTTCCATCGTAAACGGGTTGGCCGAGTTGGAGGAATGTCTTTCAAGCCTCACCGAGCGCCGCTGGCTTTTCGAGACCTATATTGAGGGAAGAGAACTTTCGGTTGGAGTCCTCAATGGTTCCGCAATGGGAATTGTAGAAATCATTCCCGATGGAGGAGTATACGACTACACTCATAAGTATACCTCAGGAAAGACGGTTTATCGTGCGCCGGCGGTATTGTCCTCCTCAGAAGAATCCTCCATACGAAACTCCGCTGAGGCCGTCTTTACGGCCTGTGGGTGCCGTGACTTTGCAAGGGTCGACTTTCGGCTGGGTGAATCGGGACCGGTGTTTCTCGAGATCAATTCGTTACCGGGGCTTACCTCTGAAAGTCTTCTTCCAAAAAGTGCTTCCTGTCGCGGTCTTTCTTTCGAGGATCTTGTTTTAGAGATGGTGAGCCCAGCGTTGGATAGATTTCAACTTCGCGAGACATGA
- the murB gene encoding UDP-N-acetylmuramate dehydrogenase: MSLSGQSLFFVGIGGMGMLPLALFARAGGARVSGFDDNLTPRGEHLLEDAGVEISELFAIPDGLDRIVVSSAILPGHWLYRELESKGLDIPVIRRGELLAELARDYRLMAVAGSHGKTTTSALLAFLAEREGWSADYVVGGLPEGALTPSRNGGREWLIAEIDESDGTIESFSPEVTLFLNFDWDHTDRYKDRGQMRAAWKRLAERSTGSLILPDLTSLDDDEKDWISDWDFDGDRVYFPNQGNFLKRNVSAAETAYRVASGQDLSDSALNGFPGVWRRQTFHRKDREFAVVEDYAHHPREVSAFLAWLDAQDLPQPLRVFFQPHRFSRTTRFVDEFVEALSGLTEVYLHSIYGAGETLDVETDPLALIRSGLEQRGVRVGHARFLDDFPKREGTFAFVGAGDANDWAPLQAVLSNSKSRTDALVDLGRTVLRSSDMTKDQPLAPYTTMRLGGNASILARPGSVAELGWLLRTARLLELPIVYLGNGSNILVTDEGFEGLAIHLAGSPWEKVAYHEETGEVVLGAGLALPRLARWAAGEGLSGFSFGEGIPGTVGGALRMNAGSMGGWIGDRVVRVDTLDKTGKRISLSRKSLDFGYRSCPQLEGLCIIQAVLKPLGRESPEAIRSEMKDYALRRRLAQPGGPSAGCLFRNPDGDSAGRLIDLTGLKGFSVGGAMISEKHANFATPQVDASALEMVELMAAVRQKVWEETGVTLEPEVKFVGRHGFIEPLPPLSMNREAGP; encoded by the coding sequence ATGAGTCTCTCTGGTCAGTCTCTCTTCTTCGTCGGCATTGGTGGCATGGGAATGCTTCCCCTTGCTTTGTTTGCTAGGGCAGGCGGAGCTCGGGTATCCGGTTTTGATGACAATCTTACGCCTAGAGGGGAGCATCTTTTGGAGGACGCTGGGGTCGAGATCAGTGAACTCTTTGCGATTCCCGACGGACTGGACCGAATTGTGGTTTCAAGCGCAATACTCCCAGGGCATTGGTTGTACAGAGAGCTGGAGTCCAAAGGGCTTGATATTCCAGTGATCCGAAGAGGGGAGCTTCTAGCTGAACTTGCCAGAGATTATCGATTGATGGCTGTTGCAGGAAGTCATGGTAAAACAACTACAAGTGCCCTATTGGCATTTCTTGCTGAGCGGGAAGGGTGGTCGGCAGACTATGTTGTAGGCGGTCTTCCCGAGGGTGCCTTGACGCCTTCCCGTAACGGGGGAAGGGAGTGGCTGATCGCAGAGATCGATGAAAGCGACGGAACGATTGAGAGTTTTTCGCCGGAGGTGACTCTCTTTCTGAATTTTGACTGGGACCACACGGATCGATATAAGGATCGAGGCCAAATGAGAGCAGCTTGGAAACGTTTGGCTGAACGTTCGACTGGTTCGTTGATTCTACCGGACCTGACCTCTCTCGATGATGATGAGAAAGACTGGATTTCAGATTGGGATTTTGACGGAGATCGAGTCTACTTTCCCAATCAGGGCAATTTTCTCAAAAGAAACGTTTCGGCAGCGGAGACGGCCTATCGAGTAGCCTCTGGTCAGGATCTATCAGATTCGGCGCTGAACGGTTTTCCCGGAGTCTGGAGACGCCAGACTTTTCATCGAAAGGACCGTGAGTTTGCCGTTGTTGAGGACTATGCACACCATCCGCGCGAGGTGTCGGCTTTTCTCGCATGGTTGGACGCACAGGACTTGCCTCAGCCGCTTCGGGTCTTTTTTCAGCCGCACCGGTTTAGCCGGACAACTCGTTTTGTAGACGAGTTTGTCGAGGCACTTTCCGGTTTAACGGAAGTTTACCTGCATTCCATCTACGGCGCGGGCGAGACGCTGGATGTGGAGACGGATCCGCTCGCGCTGATTCGGTCTGGGCTTGAGCAGCGAGGTGTTCGTGTGGGTCACGCCCGTTTTCTGGATGACTTTCCAAAACGTGAGGGTACTTTTGCCTTTGTAGGCGCTGGTGACGCAAACGACTGGGCGCCTCTTCAGGCGGTGCTTAGCAATTCGAAGTCACGGACCGATGCATTGGTTGATCTGGGAAGGACTGTTCTTCGCAGCTCAGATATGACAAAGGATCAACCCTTGGCTCCCTACACCACGATGAGATTAGGGGGAAATGCCTCGATTCTGGCGCGTCCCGGTAGTGTAGCAGAGCTAGGGTGGTTATTGCGGACGGCCCGTCTTTTGGAGTTGCCTATCGTTTATCTGGGAAATGGCTCGAACATCCTTGTAACGGACGAAGGCTTCGAAGGGCTTGCAATTCACCTCGCTGGAAGTCCGTGGGAGAAGGTTGCTTACCACGAGGAGACCGGGGAAGTGGTCTTGGGAGCAGGGCTGGCCCTTCCCAGATTGGCTCGCTGGGCCGCTGGAGAGGGGTTGAGCGGATTCTCGTTTGGTGAAGGAATTCCGGGAACGGTCGGAGGAGCACTTCGGATGAATGCTGGCTCAATGGGTGGCTGGATTGGTGACCGGGTGGTTCGGGTGGATACTCTGGATAAAACAGGAAAGAGAATCAGCCTTTCCCGCAAATCTCTTGATTTCGGGTATCGGTCTTGCCCTCAGTTGGAGGGGCTCTGCATAATTCAGGCAGTTTTGAAACCCCTGGGAAGAGAGAGTCCGGAAGCTATCAGGAGTGAAATGAAAGATTATGCCTTGCGCCGTCGTTTGGCCCAGCCAGGTGGGCCGAGTGCAGGTTGTCTTTTCCGAAATCCCGACGGGGATTCTGCGGGTCGACTGATCGATCTTACAGGCCTTAAGGGCTTCTCCGTAGGTGGAGCGATGATCTCTGAGAAACATGCGAACTTCGCAACTCCCCAGGTTGATGCGAGTGCATTGGAAATGGTGGAATTGATGGCGGCCGTCCGGCAAAAGGTTTGGGAGGAGACTGGAGTTACGTTGGAACCAGAGGTAAAATTTGTCGGCCGGCATGGATTCATAGAGCCCCTTCCACCATTATCGATGAATCGGGAGGCTGGGCCATGA
- a CDS encoding UDP-N-acetylglucosamine--N-acetylmuramyl-(pentapeptide) pyrophosphoryl-undecaprenol N-acetylglucosamine transferase, whose translation MARTFLIACGGTGGHLAPGVAVAEELVSRGHHCGLVISRKQVDSRLIRKHETLRFFRSDGVAFGKKPREIVRFCIGLVRSLRQGLAFVRNEKPDLVLAFGGFLSVGVVFAARLRGIPVVLHEANRVPGRAIRFLKRFACRIYLPPKVSLPGYPEEKVRDFGYPLRKGFGVLDKALAREEMGLEKRGLLVTVFGGSQGASSLNEWVDEKGSALLGEGVNILCIRGLSKGRDESPTITAVDGETYRVLNIDFCDQMPQALSASDLVISRAGAGSIAELTRCKVPSVLVPFPSAADDHQLFNARYFSEEGGCLVLVQEEIDQLEKVVLSLLRDEARLEEIRIQLARLETLNRQKELIDDLESLAEGQRSLEEHS comes from the coding sequence ATGGCCCGCACCTTTCTGATCGCCTGTGGTGGAACGGGAGGACACCTCGCTCCGGGAGTTGCCGTTGCCGAGGAACTAGTCAGCCGCGGCCATCATTGCGGACTTGTCATCAGCAGAAAGCAGGTGGATTCGCGATTGATTCGAAAGCATGAGACGCTCCGTTTTTTTCGGAGTGATGGAGTCGCGTTCGGAAAAAAGCCCCGTGAGATCGTTCGATTTTGTATAGGACTCGTTCGATCCCTGAGGCAGGGTCTTGCTTTCGTTAGAAATGAGAAACCAGACCTCGTGTTGGCTTTTGGCGGGTTTCTCTCGGTTGGAGTGGTTTTTGCGGCCCGCCTTAGGGGAATACCAGTCGTCTTGCATGAGGCTAATCGAGTGCCGGGGCGGGCGATTCGCTTTCTGAAACGTTTTGCCTGTCGTATCTACCTTCCGCCCAAAGTGTCTCTACCCGGGTATCCAGAAGAAAAGGTTCGCGACTTTGGATATCCCCTCCGAAAGGGTTTCGGCGTTCTCGATAAGGCGTTGGCCCGAGAAGAAATGGGTTTGGAAAAAAGGGGTCTACTTGTAACGGTTTTTGGGGGCAGCCAGGGAGCTAGCTCTCTAAACGAATGGGTAGACGAAAAGGGTTCGGCACTATTAGGCGAGGGCGTGAACATTCTTTGCATCCGTGGGCTGTCCAAGGGGCGGGATGAATCGCCGACGATAACGGCGGTCGACGGAGAGACGTACAGGGTCTTGAATATCGATTTTTGTGATCAAATGCCGCAGGCGCTTTCGGCATCTGACCTCGTGATATCCCGGGCTGGAGCAGGTTCTATCGCTGAATTGACTCGGTGTAAGGTTCCCTCAGTTCTGGTTCCGTTTCCTTCTGCCGCGGACGATCACCAGCTATTCAATGCGCGCTATTTCTCCGAAGAAGGAGGTTGTCTTGTTCTTGTACAGGAGGAAATCGATCAATTGGAGAAGGTGGTCCTAAGTCTCCTGAGGGATGAGGCCAGACTCGAGGAGATACGCATTCAGCTGGCGCGGTTGGAGACCTTGAATCGGCAGAAGGAACTCATTGATGATCTTGAGTCTCTGGCCGAAGGACAAAGAAGCCTTGAAGAACATTCATGA
- a CDS encoding putative peptidoglycan glycosyltransferase FtsW: MLILCVLALTSVGLTVLFSAGGSSDRFLGTYFARQLVWFFLAIIAGGTAFFCGVSRLRRLVLPGVVASIVLLVVVLVPGIGIEVNAARRWIDLGPMRLQSSEFAKIGFLCLLAWYVARNGRQMDHFLPGFLVPAALVAPFAVLLILEPDLGTTVLYMAVAGAILLAAGTPFGGLLLAGCASVVGFTILVLRDPERLERVTSFLDPEGHRTDGGYQLWQGILGFSVGGMDGAGPGRGRQHLSFLPEAHTDFIFAVVGEELGFFATGGVVLLFVLFTVLALSQIRKAPDLFQFTFVFGALLFVIGQATINMGVVTGLLPTKGMSLPFLSYGGSNLVVMGIITGFILSTFRDWEGPVIRRPVEIE; the protein is encoded by the coding sequence TTGCTTATCCTCTGTGTCCTCGCACTTACTTCGGTCGGGCTTACCGTGCTTTTCAGCGCAGGAGGATCCTCCGACCGTTTCCTTGGGACCTATTTTGCGAGACAGCTGGTTTGGTTTTTTCTGGCGATTATTGCGGGCGGGACGGCATTTTTTTGCGGCGTATCACGATTGCGGAGGCTGGTCCTCCCGGGTGTAGTTGCTTCAATCGTTCTTTTGGTTGTGGTCTTGGTTCCCGGAATTGGAATTGAGGTGAATGCTGCCCGACGGTGGATTGACTTGGGTCCGATGCGACTCCAGTCCTCGGAATTTGCCAAGATTGGCTTCCTTTGTCTGCTGGCTTGGTATGTGGCGAGAAATGGGCGCCAAATGGACCATTTTCTACCCGGTTTTCTTGTCCCTGCAGCCCTCGTGGCACCGTTTGCTGTCCTTCTGATTCTCGAACCTGATTTGGGAACAACGGTTCTCTACATGGCTGTTGCGGGTGCAATCCTTCTTGCTGCGGGGACTCCGTTTGGAGGGCTTTTGCTTGCTGGTTGTGCTTCGGTGGTGGGATTTACCATTTTGGTCCTGCGAGATCCGGAACGGCTGGAGCGCGTAACTTCGTTCCTCGATCCTGAAGGCCATCGAACCGACGGTGGCTATCAGCTGTGGCAGGGCATTCTTGGCTTTAGCGTAGGCGGGATGGATGGTGCTGGCCCTGGCCGTGGTCGCCAGCATCTGAGTTTTCTTCCGGAGGCGCATACGGATTTCATTTTTGCAGTTGTGGGTGAGGAGCTTGGGTTCTTCGCCACAGGAGGGGTGGTTTTGCTTTTCGTTCTCTTCACGGTTCTTGCGCTCTCCCAGATCCGAAAGGCCCCGGACTTGTTTCAATTCACTTTTGTTTTCGGAGCCCTCCTTTTCGTGATAGGTCAGGCCACGATCAACATGGGTGTGGTGACGGGTCTACTGCCCACAAAGGGTATGTCTCTTCCTTTTCTAAGCTACGGGGGATCCAACCTAGTTGTGATGGGAATAATTACAGGGTTTATATTAAGTACTTTTCGTGACTGGGAGGGACCCGTTATTCGACGTCCGGTGGAAATAGAGTAA
- a CDS encoding LysM peptidoglycan-binding domain-containing protein: protein MKSLKVFSLVAFGHFLLVGAFLLQPGCQAIDRQWEEHRREKQSVQVPREVLAQEQGLPVDSPDVDLNYSPGYIGDPNRARAQPTRPAGAPPTEEVVSFGPEPSEPLFNPDLNAGFAPVEPAPFSGYVPYTVQSGDTLWGLSKEYNVPFATLLEANGMDRNSQLRLGQEILVPSGYGDLPAQPAEETPPSIDGTSIYEVRRGDTLSEIAVRAGTSVSRIKALNNMTGDRIRIGQKLIVPGEIIVDDEPTPITAEDIDLSEYSAVHEVLPGQTLSGIANQYGMTVDEILAANGISNPRSLRAGSQIKVKPAALGSKSFATGPVIVPSDQTVVPIPEPVRSVETINAPEDAAQTAPEIIPASGANLVEPETVTDEEGFGEEIFADFDDVEEVPVERSESEED from the coding sequence ATGAAGTCTTTGAAAGTTTTCAGTCTCGTCGCCTTTGGCCACTTCCTTCTGGTCGGAGCGTTTCTTCTTCAACCGGGGTGTCAGGCAATTGATCGGCAATGGGAAGAGCATCGTCGGGAGAAGCAGAGCGTCCAGGTTCCACGTGAAGTGCTTGCGCAGGAGCAGGGTCTGCCTGTCGATTCGCCTGATGTCGACCTAAACTACAGTCCGGGTTATATTGGAGATCCGAACCGCGCCCGGGCTCAGCCGACCCGTCCAGCAGGAGCACCTCCCACAGAAGAAGTGGTTTCCTTCGGTCCGGAACCATCAGAGCCTCTCTTTAATCCCGATTTGAACGCTGGATTTGCGCCTGTTGAACCTGCGCCATTCTCCGGATACGTCCCTTACACTGTCCAAAGCGGCGACACCCTCTGGGGTCTTTCCAAAGAATACAACGTTCCTTTTGCTACCCTTTTGGAAGCCAACGGTATGGATCGTAATAGCCAGCTGAGATTGGGTCAGGAAATTCTGGTGCCTTCCGGCTACGGTGACTTGCCCGCTCAACCGGCTGAAGAGACTCCTCCTTCAATCGATGGGACCTCTATCTATGAGGTGCGCCGAGGGGACACGCTATCCGAGATTGCGGTTCGTGCGGGTACTTCGGTCTCCCGAATCAAGGCGCTCAACAATATGACCGGCGACCGGATTCGTATTGGTCAAAAGCTGATCGTCCCCGGAGAGATCATTGTCGATGACGAGCCTACACCAATAACCGCAGAGGACATTGACTTGTCCGAATACTCTGCCGTTCATGAAGTATTGCCTGGCCAAACCCTTTCGGGAATTGCGAATCAATATGGTATGACGGTTGATGAAATTCTCGCGGCCAATGGAATCAGTAATCCAAGGAGTCTCAGGGCCGGTTCGCAGATAAAGGTAAAGCCAGCGGCCTTGGGGTCTAAGAGTTTTGCTACTGGCCCTGTCATTGTCCCCTCCGATCAGACGGTCGTTCCTATTCCAGAGCCCGTTCGATCCGTGGAAACAATCAATGCTCCTGAGGACGCTGCTCAAACCGCTCCTGAGATCATTCCTGCTTCCGGGGCGAATCTCGTTGAGCCGGAGACGGTTACCGACGAAGAAGGCTTCGGTGAAGAGATCTTTGCCGACTTTGACGATGTGGAGGAAGTGCCGGTTGAACGGTCCGAATCCGAGGAAGACTGA
- the murD gene encoding UDP-N-acetylmuramoyl-L-alanine--D-glutamate ligase, whose protein sequence is MDWAGREVPVLGAGMSGKAAAALLRSQNARPILFDEKGREGAHLTFDPKAKEWQWGVVSPGFHPDHSWRKAARESGVELIAEIQLAASFWPGKLICITGTNGKTTLTQLLESALLANGERALACGNIGTPLSSIVEEGRNEDWAVCETSSFQLHDWVDPHPDFAFWTNFAEDHLDWHSSLAGYFKAKWKLVENAPVVYAPASLQETAYAFGVVLPKDIRWVSGSPSNGGGGQFARHPFSQLYGLAEAFWLDTGRDLAVLRAASDSFSPSAHRQEDLGVIDGVRFINDSKATNFHAVLASCEEADPPIYWIGGGLSKGGDLERFSGDLAKRCESGYVFGSIGPELGQKLEDAGLPVYVTGTLENAFSSALEDSRGGGTILLSPGFASFDQFAGYSERGDKFRELVDGLRTGSQS, encoded by the coding sequence ACGAGAAAGGACGGGAAGGCGCGCACCTTACGTTTGATCCGAAAGCAAAGGAGTGGCAATGGGGAGTCGTTAGTCCTGGTTTTCATCCAGACCATTCTTGGAGGAAAGCTGCGAGGGAAAGTGGAGTTGAATTGATTGCGGAGATTCAACTGGCGGCTTCTTTCTGGCCCGGAAAGCTGATCTGCATCACCGGGACTAATGGTAAAACGACGCTCACCCAGCTTTTGGAGAGCGCGCTTTTGGCAAACGGCGAACGGGCGCTTGCCTGTGGGAATATTGGGACCCCCCTGAGCTCCATCGTAGAGGAGGGAAGGAACGAGGACTGGGCAGTTTGTGAAACCAGTTCGTTTCAACTTCACGATTGGGTAGATCCACATCCAGACTTCGCTTTCTGGACAAATTTTGCGGAGGACCACCTCGATTGGCACTCCTCTCTCGCCGGTTACTTCAAAGCAAAATGGAAGCTGGTGGAAAACGCTCCGGTTGTCTACGCACCTGCTTCGTTGCAAGAGACGGCGTATGCATTCGGTGTTGTGCTTCCCAAGGATATCCGATGGGTCTCCGGATCACCGTCGAATGGCGGGGGAGGCCAGTTCGCCCGCCATCCGTTTTCCCAATTGTATGGTCTTGCTGAAGCGTTTTGGTTGGATACCGGCCGTGACTTAGCTGTCCTTAGGGCAGCTTCGGACTCATTCTCGCCTTCCGCCCATCGCCAAGAGGACTTGGGAGTGATTGACGGCGTTCGTTTTATCAATGACTCGAAGGCAACGAACTTCCACGCGGTGCTCGCATCCTGTGAAGAGGCCGATCCTCCGATCTATTGGATAGGAGGTGGTCTTTCGAAGGGCGGAGATCTTGAGCGGTTCTCCGGCGACCTAGCGAAACGATGTGAATCGGGCTACGTTTTCGGAAGTATCGGGCCAGAACTTGGGCAAAAGTTGGAGGATGCCGGCCTTCCGGTCTACGTCACCGGGACCTTGGAAAATGCTTTTTCCTCAGCGCTGGAGGACTCACGTGGCGGAGGAACTATTTTACTGAGTCCAGGATTCGCGAGCTTCGATCAGTTTGCCGGATATTCGGAACGGGGAGACAAATTCCGGGAGTTAGTTGATGGCCTGAGGACTGGATCTCAGTCCTGA